The nucleotide window AGGTCAGGTCATTATGCGGCTATCAGATAAGTCACGTGCTATCCGATCCTCTACACATGGTGCCTTTCTTCCCTTGTTTTTTTGTTCATTCAATTCAAAAATAAAAGAAGAAGTTTTTTGTGTCTTTGTTCCTTGTTGCAACAAGAGTATTGCAAACAGGGAAGAAAAGAAAGCAAAAACATGCAGTCCTCTGTTTTGCTTGATCGATTATTATATATAACAAACAAAAGCGTCATGTTGTACTGCCGGGCCTATTCGTTTTTTAAAAAGTACATTTCCACAAGAGGCAAAGCACTAATACAACAATTATCAATATACTAATTAATGCAGGCAttttgcttgcttttgcattcgAACGTCACACGTTGACACTAGTGAAGCACCATTCACATTCTGCTTACAGTTTAAGCAAAACAAGAGACAAATCAAACATTGTCCAAAAAAGGGGCAAAAACAAAATCGATCGATCAACTTCTAACAGGTAGCAGAGGAGAAATGTACAGGCCGCGCGCGCGCATTCCATTTCCATCCAGTCCAAATCCAATCAAAGAGCTGAGCTGAGCTAGGGCGGAGCAATCGATGGCGCCGCCGTCGGCGCGGAAGATGACGACgctgacgccgacgccgacgccgcgagGTCGTGCGTGAGCTGGCCCATGGCGCGCACCTGCATCTCCAGCGCGGCAATGTAGTCGGACACCTCGGCCAGGAGCGCGGGCAGCGAGAGGCTCCGGCACCCGGGCACCAGCCGCCCCAGCACCTTGGCCCTACCAGCCAGCCCGCCCAGCGGCCGCTCCTCGCCGTCCTGCTGCTGCTGATACCGCCGACggggcctcggcggcggcggcggccggcgcgcGCTTTGGAGCGCCCGGCACCGGCGGCTGCGTGCCAGGATGGCGCGGCTCCAGCGCGAGCGGCCCCGCGCCGCGACGGCCAGCGCGCGGTAGGCCGCGTCGCGCACCGCCGGGGCGGAGGCGGAGCAGGTGGGTGTGCCGCCGGTGCGCACGAGGCGCAGCGCCTGGATGAGCTTGGAGGAGTAGGCCTGCTGCGCGCGCGGCGTCCGCCACTTGGACGACGGGCCCTGCTGGTTGCCGTCTTCGGATGCGCATGCACCCGGCGAGCCCCTCTTGCGCTTGCCGCGGGTGCCCTCGTCGTCAGCGGAGGTGAAGGAGGAGGGCATGGTGTGTGTGCTTTGGTTGGTTGTGGGCGTGGGAGGCGTGGAAGGAACGCCACGGAGGGAATTATATaaaggagacggagacggagggcTATCAATTTCATAGTATATACTTacattaaaaaatatataaattcaTTACGAATTCATGGATATTTATTTAGTGTCATAAATACTAATAATTTTAAATAAATTTTGAGAAATTTGAAATGATTTGGACGGAGGAGAGAGTAACCCAATGCAATATATTTTTggactttttttttctcgaatacgca belongs to Miscanthus floridulus cultivar M001 chromosome 4, ASM1932011v1, whole genome shotgun sequence and includes:
- the LOC136552970 gene encoding transcription factor bHLH147-like, with the translated sequence MPSSFTSADDEGTRGKRKRGSPGACASEDGNQQGPSSKWRTPRAQQAYSSKLIQALRLVRTGGTPTCSASAPAVRDAAYRALAVAARGRSRWSRAILARSRRCRALQSARRPPPPPRPRRRYQQQQDGEERPLGGLAGRAKVLGRLVPGCRSLSLPALLAEVSDYIAALEMQVRAMGQLTHDLAASASASASSSSAPTAAPSIAPP